Sequence from the Candidatus Thioglobus sp. NP1 genome:
AATATTTCATCAGCATTTACAGCAACAGCATTATCAACTAACTCAAGCAGTGGGATATCATTATGAGAATCAGAGTAAAAAAAAGAACCCTCTAAAGTTTCATCATTTTGTCTCATCCAAGGCATCAGATTATCAATCTTTCCTGACTGAAAACATGGGATCCCTAAAATCTTTCCAGAGTACCTCCCTGATATCATCTCTGGCTGAGTTGCTAATAAATGATCTATTCCATAGCGCTTGACAATAGGTTCAGTAACAAAAGTGTTTGAAGCTGTAATTACAAGCACAGTATCACCATTTGCTTTATGATTATTTATACAGTTTTGAGCCTTATCTAAAATAATTGGCTCAATTTTTAATTGCATAAATTTGTGATGAAGATGCTCTAATTCTTTAATGGAATATTTTGCCAGTATCTCAAAACTAAACTCAGCCCAGGCATATATATCCAGTGATCCTAATTCATATTGTCTGTAGAAATAATCATTCTTTTTTTCAAATGCTTGTCGATCAAAAATAATTCCTTCATCGCATAAAAACTCACCCCATAAGTGATCACTATCACCACCAATCAGGGTATTGTCTAAATCAAAAATTGCTAAAGACATATTTCTTTTTCCACAACATTTACAATTTCTTCTATAGAGTCAACTATTGTTAATAGTTCAAAATGTTTCTGATTAATGTAAGATTTTTCAACAGCTTGCTTAATCCATAATAATAGAGGCTCCCAAAAACCAGAGTCATACAATATTATTGGAACCTGATCCATTTTATTTGTTTGCATCAGAGTTAAAACCTCCATCAGCTCGTCAGCAGTTCCATAACCACCTGGAAAGTAAATACATGCACTAGAGTACTTAACAAGCATAACCTTTCTTGAAAAAAAGTAGCCAAAAGTAAACTTTTCATCAAGATATGGATTACTATCTTGCTCTTGAGGTAGCTTGATATTGAGTCCTATACTTTTTGACTTACCCTCATAAGCTCCCTTATTTGCAGCACTCATAATGCCTGGACCACCACCAGTAAAGATGTTATAACCGCCGTCTGATAATGCCTTTCCGAGCTCATAAGCATCTTGATATAAGGGATCTGATGACTTAATCCTTGCTGAACCAAATACTGTAATATTATTTTTATAGGGTGATAGGCGCTCCTTTGCAGCTAATAATTCAGCCCCAACAGTTACTAGGCTCATATCACCGCAAACGCAGCTGAAGCAGCGCTAATAGTTTTATCTAAATCTTCATCAGTATGGGCATTAGAAAGGAATCCAGCTTCATATGCAGAAGGTGCCAAGTACACTCCTTGCTTTATCATTTCCTGGAAAAATTTCTTAAATAATTCAATATTACAACTAGAAGCTTGAGAGAAATTTGTAACCTTTTCTTCATTGCTAAAAAACATACCAAACATTCCACCAACGCAGTTACTTGTCATCTGAATATCTCTAGCTTTTGCTTCAGAAATTATCCCTTGAACCAGGTATTCTGCTCTTCTTCCTAAGTTTTTATAAAATGACTTATCTTCTTCTAAGGCAGTTAACATTGCCAAGCCAGAAGCCATAGAAAGAGGATTTCCTGACAGTGTCCCAGCTTGATAAATAGGCCCGATGGGAGCAATTTGATTCATAATATCTCGCCTACCTCCAAAAGCTGCAACTGGAAGG
This genomic interval carries:
- a CDS encoding HAD family phosphatase, producing the protein MSLAIFDLDNTLIGGDSDHLWGEFLCDEGIIFDRQAFEKKNDYFYRQYELGSLDIYAWAEFSFEILAKYSIKELEHLHHKFMQLKIEPIILDKAQNCINNHKANGDTVLVITASNTFVTEPIVKRYGIDHLLATQPEMISGRYSGKILGIPCFQSGKIDNLMPWMRQNDETLEGSFFYSDSHNDIPLLELVDNAVAVNADEILITKAKKHGWQLVDWR
- a CDS encoding TIGR00730 family Rossman fold protein; this translates as MSLVTVGAELLAAKERLSPYKNNITVFGSARIKSSDPLYQDAYELGKALSDGGYNIFTGGGPGIMSAANKGAYEGKSKSIGLNIKLPQEQDSNPYLDEKFTFGYFFSRKVMLVKYSSACIYFPGGYGTADELMEVLTLMQTNKMDQVPIILYDSGFWEPLLLWIKQAVEKSYINQKHFELLTIVDSIEEIVNVVEKEICL